The nucleotide sequence CTTAAATCCCTCAAACCCTCGTGTATTTTTACAATGTCATTTTTTAGTGAGGCTCTGCCCATATTGTCATTTGGCGATATTCCTAAATATCTTGTGTTGAAAAGAACAGCTATGTCATTAGATATTTGGTCTGTTACCCGTATAGTTTGATTACGTTTGAAATCTTCCGATTTACCATCGGTTACAGTTACAAGACTGTTAATATCATCAAGCACACGTATCTCGCTTCCAACTCTATGAAACGCCAAAAATCCCGACTGAATAAAGTTGGATAGCTCTGTCTGTGTATAATTTGTGCCAACGGTATATTCCCCATCATATTCAACATTTGTTAGAGACCCATTTACACGGCATGCTGCTTCTGCTCCACCTGTCCAATAAACTAATTCATATGCAGCTTCCGAGCCATCAGTGACCTTGTTAGGCACTCTGATACAGCCCTCATAATCTGCTGGAATTTCGTTTTCGGGGTCATGTATAACAACCTGGAATTTAATACCGTTTTCATCTCTTAACCGCTTCACATAGTTGACAAACAATTTTTTATCTGTTGTCTGTGTCAATGTGCAAATAAGAATATTAAACGAATAAGATTCTAACGAATCCAAAGCATTTTGTATTGTAGTTCCTGATGAGGTCCCTTTAGTGCCGCCGGATAAAGAACTCCCGGCTGTTACAGTTGGAACAACATTCTTTTTAAAATTAACATAATCATTATCAACAAGTCCGTTGTTTTCTGTGCTTGCTGATGTAATTTTTTCTATTTCTTGAACATCAACAACCGTACTGTTAAAAATTGTTGAAACAATAAAACGGTTTTCATCATCTACCGATTCTTCAATTTTTATTTTATATTGGTTCCCAGCTTCACCCGGATATTTAGCGGTTGCATATGTGTTTGTTGCTTTCTTACCGCCTTCGCAAATATTATAAAAATACACAGTGTTCGCCCTGCAAAATATCTCTCGTATATTTTTCATATTCTCTGAGGTGTACTCATAGCCAAAAAATTTTACAGAATTTTTTTGAAAGTCCGCAGCTGTTACCTCAAAAACTCCATCAGGAGAATAATCAAGCTCCATTGGTACAGCTACATAACCCCTATCAGACAAAGCAGCTGTCGCATTGCCAGTTGATATTACGTTGATATACGACCCCGGCAAGACTTTGTTCATTGTTGTGAAAGTGCCTCCACCTAGCATTATTTTTTACCTCCGTTCATATATTTTTTTATTTCATTTTCAACCTCCGAAATTGTATAGTATTTCTTCTCATCTAATAAGACATTAAGCAAATCACGCCTATTTTTGTATTTTGCAGACTGCAAAATAGTGGATTTATTATATCTGTCTTTTACTTCCGTTTCCTCCGGCTTTTTAATCGCCATATTCCATACCTCCATTAATTTCTAAATTATTCATATATTCATTATCGGTCTTAACAATTTTCATCGGCACGTCATAATCGACAAAAACATGCAGCACGTCCTCAACAATCTGAGAGTTGATATTAGACCCATACAAATAACTCTTATCCTGTACTTGAATAAATGTAAGGTTTATCATCAACTTGTCTGCAATCTCTAACATCTCAGACCGACTGCCTGATTTTCCGGGAAAGAAATGTATATCAAATGACTGTTCGTGATTATATCTCAAACCTAGTGAAACCCTGTTT is from Monoglobus pectinilyticus and encodes:
- a CDS encoding phage tail sheath C-terminal domain-containing protein codes for the protein MLGGGTFTTMNKVLPGSYINVISTGNATAALSDRGYVAVPMELDYSPDGVFEVTAADFQKNSVKFFGYEYTSENMKNIREIFCRANTVYFYNICEGGKKATNTYATAKYPGEAGNQYKIKIEESVDDENRFIVSTIFNSTVVDVQEIEKITSASTENNGLVDNDYVNFKKNVVPTVTAGSSLSGGTKGTSSGTTIQNALDSLESYSFNILICTLTQTTDKKLFVNYVKRLRDENGIKFQVVIHDPENEIPADYEGCIRVPNKVTDGSEAAYELVYWTGGAEAACRVNGSLTNVEYDGEYTVGTNYTQTELSNFIQSGFLAFHRVGSEIRVLDDINSLVTVTDGKSEDFKRNQTIRVTDQISNDIAVLFNTRYLGISPNDNMGRASLKNDIVKIHEGLRDLRAIENFTSSDITVEAGDKKGSVIVTDTITTIEAMRQLYMTVYVS
- a CDS encoding phage tail terminator family protein yields the protein MTNETIAGISNKLYSLFGENYKIYTEEIKQDLKKPCFYIVNLSVRNRVSLGLRYNHEQSFDIHFFPGKSGSRSEMLEIADKLMINLTFIQVQDKSYLYGSNINSQIVEDVLHVFVDYDVPMKIVKTDNEYMNNLEINGGMEYGD